In Pantoea cypripedii, the following proteins share a genomic window:
- the fdhE gene encoding formate dehydrogenase accessory protein FdhE, giving the protein MSIRIIPQDQLEKSDKNTADKIPPLLFPRLKNLYSRRAARLRDLAAKNPLGDYLRFAAVIAQAQEIVLYDHPLQIDLRARLEQCAEQGIPPLDIHTYPRDAHWQRLLHSLIAELKPEMSGQALAVLENLEKASATELETLATALLEGNFAQVSNDKSPFIWAALSIYWAQMAALIPGKARAEYGEHRQFCPVCASVPVASVVHMDVGQQGLRYLHCNLCESEWYVVRSKCSNCEQTRDLHYWSLDSEMAAVKAESCGDCGTYLKMLYQEKDPAVEPVADDLASLVLDARMEQEGFARSSLNPFLFPGEG; this is encoded by the coding sequence ATGAGTATTCGCATTATCCCGCAGGACCAGCTGGAGAAAAGCGATAAGAACACGGCGGATAAAATTCCGCCGTTACTTTTCCCCCGGCTGAAAAATTTATATAGCCGTCGGGCAGCCCGTTTGCGCGATCTGGCGGCGAAAAATCCGCTCGGCGATTATCTGCGCTTTGCCGCCGTAATCGCCCAGGCGCAGGAAATCGTGCTGTACGACCATCCGTTGCAGATCGATTTACGCGCGCGGCTGGAGCAATGCGCCGAGCAGGGCATCCCGCCGCTGGATATTCACACCTACCCACGCGATGCCCACTGGCAGCGGCTGCTGCATTCATTAATCGCTGAGCTGAAACCGGAGATGAGTGGCCAGGCGCTGGCAGTGCTGGAAAATCTGGAGAAAGCCTCCGCGACCGAGCTGGAAACCCTCGCTACCGCGTTGCTGGAAGGCAACTTTGCGCAGGTCAGTAACGACAAGTCGCCGTTTATCTGGGCGGCATTGTCCATTTACTGGGCACAGATGGCGGCGCTGATCCCGGGCAAAGCCCGTGCCGAATATGGCGAGCATCGTCAGTTCTGCCCGGTTTGCGCCAGCGTGCCGGTGGCAAGTGTGGTGCATATGGATGTCGGACAGCAGGGATTACGTTATCTGCATTGCAATCTGTGCGAAAGCGAATGGTATGTGGTACGCAGTAAATGTTCTAATTGCGAACAGACAAGGGATTTGCATTACTGGTCGCTGGATAGCGAGATGGCAGCGGTCAAAGCCGAAAGTTGTGGCGATTGTGGGACTTACCTGAAGATGTTGTATCAGGAGAAGGACCCCGCCGTAGAACCGGTGGCCGATGACCTCGCTTCTCTGGTGCTGGATGCGCGTATGGAGCAGGAAGGTTTTGCGCGCAGTAGCCTGAATCCGTTTCTGTTTCCAGGCGAAGGGTAA
- a CDS encoding type II toxin-antitoxin system ParD family antitoxin codes for MARTMTIDLGDELREFVESLVASGDYRTQSEVVRESLRLLREKQAESKLETLRALVKQGFESGEPQVFDEAAFFRKVKARVGIYEENDRDNAGS; via the coding sequence ATGGCACGGACTATGACGATCGATTTGGGTGACGAACTGCGCGAGTTTGTTGAATCACTGGTTGCATCCGGTGACTACCGTACACAAAGCGAGGTAGTGCGGGAATCACTACGTTTGCTGCGGGAGAAACAGGCGGAATCGAAGCTGGAAACGCTGAGGGCACTGGTGAAACAAGGTTTTGAGAGTGGTGAACCTCAGGTATTTGATGAAGCCGCTTTCTTTAGGAAAGTAAAAGCCAGGGTGGGCATTTATGAAGAGAACGATAGAGATAATGCCGGAAGCTAA
- the fdnG gene encoding formate dehydrogenase-N subunit alpha, with translation MNVSRRKFFKICAGGMAGTTAALLGFTPEIALAETRQYKLLRARETRNTCTYCSVGCGLLMYSLGDGARNANETIFHIEGDPDHPVSRGALCPKGAGLLDFVHSDSRLHYPEYRAPGSDKWQRISWDDAFDRIAKLMKADRDAHFEAQNAAGATVNRWLTTGMLCASASSNETGYLTQKMTRSLGMLAVDNQARVUHGPTVASLAPTFGRGAMTNHWVDIRNANLIVVMGGNAAEAHPVGFRWAMEAKIFNKAKLIVIDPRFTRTASVADFYTPIRSGSDIAFLSGVLRWLMENDKIQHEYVQAYTNASLIVREDFTFEEGLFSGYDAENRKYDKTSWNYELGEDGFAKRDDSLSHPRCVWNLLKQHVSRYTPEIVERICGTPKADFLHVCELIGETSAKDRTTSFLYALGWTQHSIGAQNIRTMAMIQLLLGNMGMAGGGVNALRGHSNIQGLTDLGLLSQSLPGYMTLPSEKQTDLQTYLTANTPKAALPGQVNYWSNYPKFFVSMMKAFFGDKAQAENSWGFDWLPKWDKGYDVLQYFEMMSQGKVNGYLCQGFNPVASFPNKRKVIASLSKLKFLVTIDPLNTETSTFWQNHGEFNDVDPAQIQTEVFRLPSTCFAEENGSIVNSGRWLQWHWKGQDGPGESRNDGEILAGIYLRLREMYAHEGGAAPEPVLNMTWNYLTPDNPASEEVAMESNGKALADIVDDKGTLLVKKGQQLSTFAHLKDDGSTSSGCWIFAGSWTPEGNQMARRDNADPSGLGNTLNWSWAWPLNRRILYNRASADPQGNPWDAKRQLLKWDGSKWAGMDIPDYSAAAPGSNVGPFIMQPDGMGHLFALDKMAEGPFPEHYEPFETPIGTNPLHPNVVSNPAARVFKDDLAAMGKAEQFPYVGTTYRLTEHFHFWTKHARLNAIAQPEQFVEIGEVLANKLGIAQGDTVKVSSNRGYIKAKAVVTKRLRPLQVDGKTVNTIGIPIHWGYQGVAKKGFIANTLTPFVGDANTQTPEFKAFLVNVEKV, from the coding sequence ATGAACGTCAGCAGAAGAAAATTCTTCAAAATCTGCGCGGGCGGTATGGCAGGGACAACGGCAGCACTCCTCGGCTTTACGCCAGAGATAGCGCTGGCGGAAACGCGGCAATACAAGTTGTTGCGCGCCCGCGAAACCCGTAACACCTGCACTTACTGCTCAGTCGGCTGTGGCCTGTTAATGTACAGCCTCGGCGATGGCGCAAGAAACGCCAATGAAACCATCTTCCACATTGAAGGGGACCCGGATCATCCGGTCAGCCGCGGAGCCTTGTGCCCGAAAGGCGCTGGCCTGCTGGATTTCGTCCATAGCGACAGCCGCCTGCACTACCCGGAATATCGCGCGCCAGGTTCGGATAAATGGCAGCGCATCAGCTGGGACGATGCCTTTGATCGCATTGCGAAGCTGATGAAAGCGGACCGTGACGCCCATTTTGAGGCGCAAAACGCCGCTGGCGCGACCGTGAACCGCTGGCTCACCACCGGTATGTTGTGCGCCTCGGCGTCCAGCAATGAAACCGGCTATCTCACCCAGAAAATGACCCGATCGCTCGGTATGCTGGCGGTCGACAACCAGGCACGCGTCTGACACGGACCAACGGTAGCAAGTCTTGCTCCAACATTTGGTCGCGGTGCGATGACCAACCACTGGGTCGACATCCGTAATGCCAACCTGATCGTGGTGATGGGCGGTAATGCGGCTGAAGCGCATCCCGTCGGTTTCCGCTGGGCGATGGAAGCCAAAATCTTCAACAAAGCCAAACTGATTGTCATCGATCCGCGCTTTACGCGCACCGCATCGGTGGCGGATTTCTATACGCCAATTCGTTCCGGCTCCGACATTGCTTTCCTGTCGGGCGTGCTGCGCTGGCTGATGGAAAACGACAAAATCCAGCATGAATATGTGCAGGCGTACACCAACGCCAGCCTGATCGTGCGCGAAGATTTTACCTTCGAAGAGGGTCTGTTCAGCGGCTACGACGCTGAAAACCGCAAATACGACAAAACCAGCTGGAACTACGAGCTGGGTGAGGATGGCTTCGCCAAACGCGACGACAGCCTGAGCCACCCGCGCTGTGTCTGGAACCTGCTGAAGCAGCATGTCAGCCGCTACACACCAGAAATTGTTGAGCGCATCTGCGGCACGCCAAAGGCCGATTTTCTGCACGTCTGCGAGCTGATTGGCGAGACCAGTGCAAAAGATCGCACCACTTCCTTCCTGTATGCCCTCGGCTGGACCCAGCACTCGATTGGCGCGCAGAACATCCGCACCATGGCGATGATTCAGCTGTTGCTCGGCAATATGGGGATGGCGGGCGGTGGCGTGAATGCGCTGCGTGGTCACTCCAATATCCAGGGACTGACCGACCTCGGCCTGCTGTCGCAAAGCCTGCCAGGTTATATGACGCTGCCTTCTGAGAAGCAGACCGATCTGCAAACCTATCTCACCGCCAACACGCCGAAAGCCGCGCTGCCGGGCCAGGTGAACTACTGGAGCAACTACCCGAAATTCTTCGTGAGCATGATGAAAGCCTTCTTTGGCGACAAAGCGCAGGCGGAGAACAGCTGGGGCTTTGACTGGTTGCCGAAGTGGGACAAAGGCTACGACGTACTGCAATACTTCGAAATGATGTCACAGGGGAAAGTGAACGGGTATCTGTGCCAGGGCTTCAACCCGGTGGCCTCGTTCCCGAACAAGCGCAAAGTGATTGCTTCGCTGTCGAAGCTGAAGTTCCTCGTCACCATCGACCCGCTCAACACCGAAACTTCGACCTTCTGGCAGAATCACGGCGAATTTAACGACGTCGATCCGGCGCAGATTCAGACCGAGGTGTTCCGCCTGCCCTCCACCTGCTTTGCCGAGGAGAACGGCTCGATCGTGAACTCCGGCCGCTGGTTGCAGTGGCACTGGAAAGGCCAGGACGGTCCGGGTGAATCGCGCAACGATGGCGAAATCCTGGCGGGCATCTACCTGCGGCTGCGTGAAATGTATGCGCACGAAGGCGGTGCTGCGCCGGAGCCGGTGCTGAACATGACCTGGAACTACCTGACGCCAGATAACCCGGCGTCGGAAGAGGTGGCGATGGAGAGCAACGGCAAGGCGCTGGCGGATATCGTTGATGACAAAGGCACCCTGCTGGTGAAAAAAGGCCAGCAGCTCAGTACCTTTGCCCATCTGAAAGATGACGGCAGCACCAGCAGCGGCTGCTGGATTTTCGCCGGTAGCTGGACGCCAGAGGGTAACCAGATGGCGCGGCGCGACAACGCCGATCCATCCGGCCTCGGCAACACGCTGAACTGGAGCTGGGCATGGCCGCTCAATCGCCGCATCCTGTATAACCGCGCTTCCGCCGATCCGCAGGGCAATCCGTGGGATGCCAAACGTCAGTTGCTGAAGTGGGATGGCAGCAAATGGGCCGGTATGGATATCCCGGACTACAGCGCCGCCGCACCTGGCAGCAATGTCGGGCCATTCATCATGCAGCCCGATGGTATGGGCCATCTGTTCGCGCTCGACAAAATGGCGGAAGGTCCGTTCCCGGAACATTACGAGCCGTTTGAAACGCCGATCGGCACCAACCCGCTGCACCCCAACGTGGTATCGAACCCGGCGGCGCGCGTGTTTAAGGACGATCTGGCGGCGATGGGCAAAGCCGAACAGTTCCCGTATGTCGGCACCACCTATCGTCTCACCGAGCATTTCCACTTCTGGACCAAACACGCACGGCTCAACGCCATCGCACAGCCGGAACAGTTCGTGGAGATTGGCGAAGTGCTGGCGAACAAGCTGGGCATTGCTCAGGGCGACACGGTGAAGGTCAGCTCAAATCGCGGCTATATCAAAGCCAAAGCGGTGGTCACCAAACGTCTGCGTCCGTTACAGGTGGATGGCAAAACCGTGAATACCATCGGCATCCCGATTCACTGGGGTTATCAGGGCGTAGCGAAGAAAGGTTTTATCGCCAATACCCTGACGCCGTTTGTCGGCGACGCCAATACGCAAACGCCGGAATTTAAGGCATTCCTCGTTAACGTCGAGAAGGTGTAA
- a CDS encoding glutathione S-transferase: MKLIGSYTSPFVRKISVILLEKGIVFEFVNESPWNADSHVPHYNPLGKVPALVDDNHLTWFDSSLIAEAIELRGDAPALLPKDPLRALQIRQLEKLADGVNDAALVIVREKMRPGDQQSAEVLLRNREKILRGLDALETAAAQRDLLHSDTLNLADIATGCMIGYLNFRRVVPNWCVNRPALIKLAENLFQRESFARTVPPTS, translated from the coding sequence ATGAAACTGATAGGCAGCTACACCAGTCCTTTTGTACGGAAAATTTCGGTGATCCTGCTGGAAAAAGGCATCGTCTTTGAATTCGTCAATGAATCACCGTGGAATGCCGACAGCCATGTACCGCATTACAATCCGCTGGGCAAAGTCCCGGCATTGGTGGATGACAACCATCTGACCTGGTTTGATTCTTCACTGATCGCCGAAGCCATCGAACTGCGCGGAGATGCCCCGGCGCTGCTGCCCAAAGATCCGCTGCGCGCGTTGCAAATCCGTCAGCTGGAAAAACTGGCCGATGGCGTAAACGATGCGGCGCTGGTGATCGTGCGTGAAAAAATGCGTCCTGGCGATCAGCAATCCGCCGAGGTGTTGCTGCGCAATCGGGAAAAAATCCTGCGCGGTCTTGATGCACTGGAAACCGCTGCCGCACAACGTGACCTGCTGCATAGCGACACCCTCAATCTGGCGGATATCGCCACCGGTTGCATGATTGGCTACCTGAATTTTCGTCGCGTGGTGCCAAACTGGTGTGTAAATCGCCCGGCATTAATCAAACTGGCGGAGAACCTGTTCCAGCGGGAAAGTTTTGCCCGCACCGTCCCGCCCACCAGCTAA
- the selA gene encoding L-seryl-tRNA(Sec) selenium transferase, translated as MKTLFSQLPAIDSLLRDPALQALIDDAGTAFATRQLRAMQQEARAHIQQHQALPDWHANWPDEALRRTRQQRQSALRPVFNLTGTVLHTNLGRAQLSETAINAVTACLRQPVTLEYALDDAARGHRDRAVAALLCELTGAEDACIVNNNAAAVLLMLSALAAGREVVVSRGELVEIGGAFRIPDVMRQAGCRLVEVGTTNRTHLKDYRAAITDDSGLLMKVHTSNYQIQGFTHAVTEAELVTLGAEHQLPVITDLGSGSLIDMTAYGLPAEPMPQQLIAAGVSLVSFSGDKLLGGPQAGIIVGKKALIAQLQQHPLKRALRVDKMTLAALEATLQLYRHPEKLRETLPTLRLLTRPADDILQQAERLIPALENTFCDDFSLAIAPCSSQIGSGSLPVERLPSFAITFSPRDGQGGTLNALAQRWRALPQPVIGRLQDGKLWLDLRSLTDESAFIRALVP; from the coding sequence ATGAAAACATTGTTTAGCCAGCTGCCTGCTATTGATAGCCTGCTGCGCGATCCTGCGTTGCAGGCGCTGATTGATGATGCAGGTACGGCTTTTGCCACACGTCAGCTACGCGCCATGCAACAGGAAGCCCGCGCACACATCCAGCAGCATCAGGCTTTGCCCGACTGGCATGCTAACTGGCCGGATGAAGCGTTGCGCCGAACCCGACAGCAGCGCCAGAGCGCGCTCCGTCCGGTATTCAATCTGACCGGCACCGTATTACACACCAATCTGGGCCGCGCCCAATTGAGCGAAACCGCCATCAATGCCGTCACTGCCTGCCTGCGTCAGCCGGTGACGCTGGAATATGCGCTGGATGATGCCGCTCGCGGCCATCGCGATCGCGCCGTGGCCGCCCTGCTGTGCGAACTGACCGGCGCGGAAGATGCCTGCATCGTCAACAACAACGCGGCGGCGGTACTGCTGATGCTCTCCGCTCTGGCTGCCGGGCGCGAGGTGGTGGTCTCACGCGGTGAACTGGTGGAAATTGGTGGCGCGTTCCGCATTCCTGACGTGATGCGCCAGGCAGGATGCCGTCTGGTGGAAGTCGGCACCACTAACCGCACCCATTTGAAAGATTATCGCGCCGCAATCACCGACGATAGCGGCCTGTTAATGAAAGTTCATACCAGCAACTATCAGATCCAGGGATTCACCCATGCGGTGACCGAAGCGGAACTGGTCACGCTGGGCGCAGAACACCAGCTGCCGGTGATCACCGATCTCGGCAGCGGATCACTGATCGATATGACCGCTTACGGCCTGCCGGCCGAACCGATGCCGCAGCAGCTGATTGCCGCTGGCGTCAGCCTGGTGAGTTTTTCCGGTGATAAACTGCTGGGGGGGCCGCAGGCCGGGATTATTGTCGGGAAAAAAGCGTTGATTGCGCAGCTGCAACAGCACCCACTCAAACGCGCCCTGCGCGTGGATAAAATGACGTTGGCGGCGCTGGAAGCCACGCTGCAACTTTACCGTCACCCGGAAAAGCTGCGTGAAACGCTGCCGACATTACGCCTGCTGACCCGTCCCGCAGATGACATCCTGCAACAGGCCGAACGGCTAATACCCGCGCTGGAAAACACCTTTTGTGATGATTTTTCGCTGGCGATCGCCCCTTGTTCGTCACAAATCGGCAGCGGATCGCTTCCGGTTGAGCGTCTGCCCAGCTTTGCCATCACCTTCAGCCCGCGCGATGGTCAGGGTGGCACCCTGAATGCGCTGGCCCAGCGCTGGCGCGCCCTGCCACAACCGGTGATTGGTCGCTTACAGGATGGCAAACTGTGGCTTGACCTGCGCAGTCTGACTGACGAATCCGCCTTTATCAGAGCCTTAGTACCATGA
- the fdhD gene encoding formate dehydrogenase accessory sulfurtransferase FdhD, translating into MTQKDQKSPSNVSEIAGASQAQVWQRRDITHAEPDWLAQEVPVALVYNGISHVVMMATPNDLEAFAIGFSLSEGIIDTPQEIFGLDVVPGCNGIEVQIELSSRRFMALKEQRRAMAGRTGCGVCGVEQLDQIGKPITPLPFTQTFSLDHLDAGLARLRDFQPVGELTGCTHAAAWMSPTGELRGGCEDVGRHVALDKLLGYRSKADWQQGAVLVSSRASYEMVQKSAMCGVEILFAVSAATQLAVEVAQRSNLTLVGFSKPGRATIYTHPQRLR; encoded by the coding sequence GTGACACAGAAAGATCAGAAAAGTCCCAGCAATGTGAGTGAGATCGCAGGCGCGAGCCAGGCACAGGTGTGGCAGCGGCGTGACATCACCCATGCCGAACCGGACTGGCTGGCGCAGGAAGTTCCGGTGGCGCTGGTCTACAACGGCATTTCCCATGTGGTGATGATGGCGACGCCTAACGATCTGGAAGCCTTTGCGATCGGGTTTTCGCTCTCGGAAGGGATTATCGACACGCCGCAGGAGATTTTTGGTCTTGATGTGGTGCCGGGCTGCAATGGCATCGAAGTGCAAATCGAGCTATCCAGCCGTCGCTTTATGGCGCTGAAAGAACAGCGTCGCGCGATGGCAGGGCGCACCGGTTGTGGCGTTTGTGGTGTCGAGCAGTTGGATCAGATCGGCAAGCCGATCACCCCGTTGCCCTTTACCCAGACCTTTTCCCTCGACCATCTGGATGCCGGATTAGCGCGACTGCGTGATTTCCAGCCGGTGGGCGAACTGACCGGCTGCACCCACGCGGCGGCATGGATGTCACCCACGGGGGAACTGCGCGGTGGCTGTGAAGATGTGGGTCGCCATGTGGCGCTGGATAAACTGCTGGGCTATCGCAGCAAAGCAGACTGGCAGCAGGGCGCGGTGCTGGTTTCCAGCCGCGCCAGTTATGAGATGGTGCAGAAGTCAGCGATGTGTGGCGTCGAGATTCTGTTTGCGGTGTCGGCAGCGACTCAACTGGCCGTTGAAGTGGCGCAACGGAGCAACCTGACGCTGGTCGGCTTCAGCAAGCCGGGCCGCGCCACTATCTATACCCATCCGCAGCGGCTACGTTAA
- the fdxH gene encoding formate dehydrogenase subunit beta, with protein MAYQSQDIIRRSATNGVTPPPQARNHQQEVAKLIDVTTCIGCKACQVACSEWNDIRDEVGHNVGVYDNPADLTAKSWTVMRFSEVEENGKLEWLIRKDGCMHCADPGCLKACPSEGAIIQYANGIVDFQSEQCIGCGYCIAGCPFDVPRLNKDDNRVYKCTLCVDRVTVGQEPACVKTCPTGAIHFGSKADMQTLAGERVEELKTRGYDHAGLYDPAGVGGTHVMYVLHHANKPQLYHGLPENPSISPAVTFWKGIWKPLAAVGFAATFAAAVFHYVGIGPNRVDDEDDNLHDDKEERK; from the coding sequence ATGGCTTATCAATCGCAAGACATTATCCGCCGCTCCGCCACCAACGGCGTTACGCCACCGCCGCAGGCGCGCAACCATCAGCAGGAGGTGGCGAAGCTGATTGACGTCACCACCTGCATCGGCTGCAAAGCCTGCCAGGTGGCCTGTTCGGAGTGGAACGACATCCGTGATGAAGTCGGTCATAACGTCGGGGTGTACGACAACCCGGCGGATTTGACCGCCAAATCCTGGACGGTGATGCGTTTTTCCGAAGTCGAGGAAAACGGCAAACTGGAGTGGCTGATCCGCAAAGATGGCTGCATGCACTGCGCCGATCCTGGCTGCCTGAAAGCCTGTCCTTCGGAAGGGGCGATCATTCAGTACGCCAACGGCATTGTCGATTTTCAGTCCGAGCAGTGCATCGGCTGTGGTTACTGCATCGCCGGTTGTCCGTTCGACGTGCCGCGTCTCAATAAAGACGACAACCGCGTGTATAAATGCACGCTATGCGTCGATCGTGTCACCGTCGGCCAGGAACCGGCCTGCGTGAAAACCTGTCCGACCGGGGCGATTCATTTCGGCAGCAAAGCCGATATGCAAACCCTCGCCGGGGAACGTGTGGAGGAACTGAAAACGCGCGGCTACGACCATGCCGGTTTGTACGATCCCGCCGGGGTGGGCGGTACGCATGTGATGTATGTGCTGCACCACGCCAACAAGCCGCAGCTGTATCACGGCCTGCCGGAAAACCCGAGCATCAGCCCCGCTGTCACCTTCTGGAAAGGCATCTGGAAACCGCTGGCGGCGGTCGGTTTTGCCGCCACCTTCGCGGCGGCGGTGTTCCACTACGTCGGCATCGGGCCGAACCGGGTGGACGACGAAGACGACAACCTGCATGACGATAAAGAGGAGCGCAAATGA
- the fdoI gene encoding formate dehydrogenase cytochrome b556 subunit → MKKRDRLVRYSAPERINHWIVAFCFVFAALSGLGFFFPSFNWLMHVLGTPQLARILHPFVGVVMFAAFLIMFLRYWRHNLITRDDLIWAKNIHKIARNEEVGDTGKYNFGQKCVFWAAIISLVMLLASGIVIWRPYFAGAFSIPLIRAALVVHSVSAVALIIVIMVHIYAALWVKGTITAMVEGWVPAAWAKKHHPRWYREQRQRQTQQEKRP, encoded by the coding sequence ATGAAAAAGCGCGATCGCCTGGTGCGCTACAGCGCACCCGAACGCATCAATCACTGGATTGTGGCGTTTTGCTTTGTCTTTGCCGCCCTGAGCGGACTGGGTTTCTTCTTCCCGTCGTTCAACTGGCTGATGCACGTGCTGGGCACACCACAACTGGCGCGGATTCTGCATCCTTTTGTTGGCGTAGTGATGTTTGCCGCCTTTCTCATCATGTTTTTACGTTACTGGCGACATAACCTGATCACCCGTGACGACCTGATATGGGCGAAAAATATCCATAAAATCGCGCGTAATGAGGAGGTCGGCGATACCGGCAAATACAACTTCGGGCAGAAGTGTGTGTTCTGGGCTGCTATCATCAGCTTAGTCATGCTGCTGGCGAGTGGAATTGTGATTTGGCGACCGTACTTCGCCGGAGCCTTCTCCATTCCGTTGATTCGCGCCGCGCTGGTGGTGCATTCGGTCTCAGCCGTGGCGCTGATTATCGTGATTATGGTGCATATTTACGCCGCCCTGTGGGTCAAAGGCACCATCACCGCGATGGTTGAAGGCTGGGTCCCTGCCGCGTGGGCGAAGAAACATCACCCACGCTGGTATCGCGAGCAGCGCCAACGCCAAACACAACAGGAAAAACGCCCCTGA
- the selB gene encoding selenocysteine-specific translation elongation factor — translation MIIATAGHVDHGKTALLQALTGINADRLPEEQRRGMTIDLGYAYWPQPDGRVIGFIDVPGHEKFLANMLAGIGGIHHALLVVACDDGVMPQTREHLQLLSLAGQSALSVALTKADRADAARIEEVQQQVAQLTQQLGWSDAMQFVTSSTTWQGIDALRQHLIALHEPPFIPRQRFRLAIDRAFTLKGAGLVVTGTALAGEVSVGDTLWLTGVNQPVRVRALHAQNQSVPHAQAGQRIALNIAGEVEKAQISRGDWLLSQQQDHGSTRLTVALSLLQPLHSASQPVHLHHAASHITGRITPLSDQLAELVLTSPLWLTDNDRLIIRDSNAQQTLGGGRVILLNSKKRGKRHPDYLAWLQQLALARDDEASLRAHLAHQPADYSEFSWARQLTPAAMEAMLTAIAPVRLNQALMDPAQASRWQQTLLDALAHFHQQHPEQPGIGHDRLRRIALPHAPAELVLALIDQTLAQGLIQQRNGWLHQPHFEPRFNPQEEVLWQQVGPLFTDQPLWVRDIATSLQQDEQEIRALLLTAARLGHITAIVRDRYYLTSQVQIFADLIRQRAAHGGSTSAADFRNQLGTGRKVAVQILEFFDRSGFTRRRGNEHLLRDARLFNT, via the coding sequence ATGATTATCGCCACTGCCGGACATGTCGATCACGGCAAAACCGCACTGCTCCAGGCACTGACCGGCATCAATGCCGACCGCCTGCCAGAAGAACAACGCCGTGGCATGACCATCGACCTGGGTTACGCCTACTGGCCGCAGCCTGATGGCCGGGTGATCGGTTTTATTGATGTTCCGGGCCATGAAAAGTTTCTCGCCAATATGCTGGCGGGGATTGGCGGTATTCATCACGCGCTGCTGGTGGTGGCCTGCGACGATGGCGTGATGCCGCAAACCCGTGAACATTTGCAGCTGCTCAGCCTGGCCGGGCAGTCCGCGCTGAGCGTCGCGCTGACCAAAGCGGATCGGGCAGACGCGGCCCGTATTGAAGAAGTGCAACAACAGGTGGCGCAGCTGACGCAGCAATTGGGTTGGTCAGATGCGATGCAGTTTGTCACCAGCAGCACGACCTGGCAGGGTATCGACGCATTACGCCAGCATCTGATCGCGCTGCATGAACCGCCCTTTATACCCCGGCAGCGTTTTCGCCTTGCCATTGACCGCGCCTTTACCCTGAAAGGGGCTGGCCTGGTGGTCACCGGCACCGCACTGGCGGGAGAAGTCAGCGTCGGTGACACCCTGTGGCTGACCGGAGTCAATCAGCCGGTACGCGTGCGCGCCCTGCATGCGCAAAATCAGTCCGTTCCCCATGCGCAGGCCGGGCAACGCATTGCGCTGAATATTGCTGGTGAAGTGGAAAAAGCGCAGATCAGCCGGGGTGACTGGCTGCTGAGCCAGCAACAGGATCACGGCAGCACGCGACTGACCGTGGCGTTATCACTGTTGCAGCCACTGCATAGCGCTTCACAGCCGGTGCATCTTCATCATGCCGCCAGCCATATTACCGGACGCATAACCCCACTTAGCGACCAGCTCGCCGAGCTGGTACTGACTAGCCCACTGTGGTTGACAGACAATGACCGCCTGATCATCCGCGACAGCAATGCACAGCAAACGCTGGGGGGTGGCCGGGTGATTCTGCTGAACAGCAAAAAGCGCGGCAAGCGGCATCCTGACTACCTGGCCTGGCTGCAACAGCTGGCACTGGCAAGGGATGATGAAGCCAGCCTGCGCGCCCACCTTGCACATCAGCCTGCTGACTACAGTGAATTTTCCTGGGCGCGTCAGCTCACACCAGCGGCAATGGAGGCTATGCTGACCGCCATCGCGCCGGTGCGCTTAAATCAGGCATTAATGGACCCGGCTCAGGCCAGCCGCTGGCAGCAAACGCTACTCGACGCGCTGGCCCATTTTCATCAGCAGCATCCCGAGCAACCGGGTATCGGCCACGATCGCCTGCGCCGTATCGCCCTCCCGCATGCCCCGGCAGAACTGGTGCTGGCGCTGATTGATCAGACGCTGGCACAAGGGCTGATTCAGCAACGCAACGGCTGGCTGCACCAACCCCATTTCGAACCCCGATTTAACCCGCAGGAAGAAGTCTTGTGGCAGCAGGTTGGCCCGCTGTTTACTGACCAGCCGCTCTGGGTACGCGATATCGCCACCAGCCTCCAGCAGGATGAACAGGAGATTCGCGCCCTGCTGCTGACAGCCGCACGCCTCGGCCACATCACCGCGATCGTGCGCGATCGCTACTACCTCACTTCGCAGGTGCAGATCTTCGCCGATCTCATTCGCCAGCGTGCCGCACACGGCGGCAGCACGTCGGCGGCTGATTTCCGCAACCAGCTTGGCACCGGGCGTAAAGTGGCGGTGCAAATTCTGGAATTTTTTGACCGCAGCGGTTTTACCCGCCGCCGGGGTAATGAACATCTGCTGCGTGATGCGCGGCTGTTTAACACCTGA